In the genome of Dermacentor andersoni chromosome 3, qqDerAnde1_hic_scaffold, whole genome shotgun sequence, one region contains:
- the LOC126544988 gene encoding uncharacterized protein has translation MKKRRMTWYWLLSLPLLAAMALGNASGGSTGTSDMKGSPIPGISGATLGSSSNIERRWKCQRLGKLSTAQAPNPRCWFYCFDESLYRIYRLPEPNGAPCLVDKNYPQGKCRYSRCRQANMKRRWWIGKWFRKGSGVKE, from the exons ATGAAGAAAAGAAGAATGACCTGGTATTGGTTACTGTCACTACCGCTACTAG CAGCAATGGCGCTCGGAAATGCTTCAGGTGGCAGCACCGGGACGTCGGACATGAAAGGCAGCCCCATACCAGGAATTTCAGGTGCTACACTCGGTAGCTCGTCGAATATTGAACGGAGATGGAAATGCCAAAGGCTCGGCAAACTT TCTACAGCTCAAGCACCGAATCCAAGATGCTGGTTCTACTGTTTCGACGAGTCCCTGTATCGAATCTACCGGTTACCCGAACCGAACGGAGCACCATGCTTG GTGGACAAGAACTACCCTCAAGGAAAGTGCAGATATTCGCGGTGTCGCCAGGCCAACATGAAAAGAAGATGGTGGATTGGCAAATGGTTCCGCAAGGGCTCTGGCGTCAAGGAATAA